The DNA segment TATCTGATATCGAATTAAAGGTAGGTCTTGCGGCGAAATAAATCAGTCGTAAGATTTGCCACACGGTCGAGGAACAATTTCCCATCGAGATGGTCGACTTCGTGCTGGGCGACAATTGCTTCAAATCCTTCCAAACGCCATACCCGTGCAGCCCCTGTTTCATCCTGGGCCTTGACGCGCACCATCATCGCTCGTCGCACATTCGCTGTAAAATCTGGGACCGATAAGCAGCCTTCTCGCTGAATCGTGAATTTTTCGACGTGATCAATCCGCGGATTCACCAGCACGATCAGCCCATGGCCGCCCTGCCCTTTCGGGTGCGCTAAAATATCCATCACCGCCACGGCCAGATTGCTGCCTACCTGGGGTGCTGCTAACCCCACGCAATGCGGATAGTGCCGCATGGTCTGAACCATTGACTCAATCAGCTGCCGTACTTGATCGTCGATGCGCTCAACTAACCGTGTCGGTTGCTTCAGAATCGGATCAGGGAATCTCCTGATCGCCAGAACAGACATGAGGCTAGAGAACGTCGGGGGAGGAAGAACGAAGGCTGGTCTGGACACCGAGGGACTTGCCCAAGACCTTCAGGCGCCCTTCCAGCGCGGCTGATGAGACGCGAGGCGGCAGCTCTACTTCAAGCAGCAGCAAATACAGCGATGGGCCGTCTCCGGCGCTGCGATGGGTGTGCACATCCGTGATGTTCACACCGGCGCGGGCCAACGCGTCCGAGATCCGAAACACAATTCCCGGCTTGTCGGCTCCGTAGACCGAAATCAACTGCGTATTGCTGCGCTTCTTCGGCGTTCGCGTTTCTTGCGCGGTCAAGGGCTTTAGATGCACGGCGAGCTGAAGATTCCGCTGCAGCGGCGCAAAGGCCTTACGCAGCGCCGCCTCGCTGGTCTTGGCCTTGGTGGAGAAGATGAGCATGACGGCGAATTCGCTCTCCAGCCGCGTCATGGCTGAATCCTCCAGATTGCAGCCAAGCCGGTAGAGGATTTTCGCCACACCCGCGACGATCCCCGGTCGATCCTTCCCCAACGCCGTCACGATCCACCGTTGCGCCATCTCTCCTCCAAGTACGATATCAGATATCAAATGCCCGTTTCATATCTGATATCAAAAGGCGGTTTCATATCAGATATCAAACGACACTTTCATATCTGATATCGCTCGGCATTTCCAGTTCAAAGCCCATGTCTTCGATCATTTGGCGGGCTTGCTCGGCTTGCTGGCCCGGCGTCGTCAGATACCCTTCGACAAAAATCGAGTTCGCAGGATAGAGTGCGAGCGGCTGCAACGAACGCAGATTCACCTCGCGGCCGCCGGCCGCGCGGATTTCGCTCTTCGGATTGAGGAAGCGCACCAGGCACAGCACCTTCAAGCATTTCATCGGGGTCAGCAGCTTCAGCGTTTCCATCGGCGTGCCCTTGATCGGATGCAAAAAGTTGATCGGAATGGAATCCATGCCGATGAGTCGGCACGCAAA comes from the Candidatus Omnitrophota bacterium genome and includes:
- the def gene encoding peptide deformylase, yielding MSVLAIRRFPDPILKQPTRLVERIDDQVRQLIESMVQTMRHYPHCVGLAAPQVGSNLAVAVMDILAHPKGQGGHGLIVLVNPRIDHVEKFTIQREGCLSVPDFTANVRRAMMVRVKAQDETGAARVWRLEGFEAIVAQHEVDHLDGKLFLDRVANLTTDLFRRKTYL
- a CDS encoding ACT domain-containing protein; translated protein: MAQRWIVTALGKDRPGIVAGVAKILYRLGCNLEDSAMTRLESEFAVMLIFSTKAKTSEAALRKAFAPLQRNLQLAVHLKPLTAQETRTPKKRSNTQLISVYGADKPGIVFRISDALARAGVNITDVHTHRSAGDGPSLYLLLLEVELPPRVSSAALEGRLKVLGKSLGVQTSLRSSSPDVL